The genomic DNA ACGACCTCGCCCGGCGTCACCGCGATCGGCGCCGCGAACACGGGGCCGGCGTACGCGAAGGTGTGGAACTCGCCGTTCTCGCCGCACGGGTCGACGCCGTCCGGCAGCGCCGCGTCGAAAGCCGCGTCCCACTCCGCGCCCGCGAGCGAGGGCGCCAGGACTTTGTGGTCGACGCACGTCACGCGGGCGCGCAGGCCCGCGGCCCGCATCCGTCGCGCCAGCGCCGCCGTATCTTTTCCCCACAACGGGAACAGCGGCTCGACGCCCGAGCCGGCAAGCTGCCGCTCGCGGTACGCCCGGACGTCGGCCAGGGCGATGTCGCCGAACGCGACCGCGTCGACCCCGGCGGCCCGGGCGCGCCGCACGACGCCGGCCATGATCTCCTCGTATTGCTCGTCGCGGCAGGGGTGCGGGAGGGCGACGAGCCAGGGCTCAAGGCCGGCCGCGGCGGCCTGACGCGCGAGCAGCTCGCGGCGCACGCCGTGCATCGAGACGCGGCCGTACGCCTCGTTAACGGTCGTGAGCAGGCCCACGACTTCGACGCCGGCGTCCCGGCGCAAGAGGTGGAGGGCCCACGCGGCGTCCTTACCGCTCGACCACGCGAGGAGGACCTTGCAACGTACGGTTGCGCGCGCCATACCAGCCGGGGCGGCACGCCTCGGCTCGAGGTCGGCCGCCGGCCTTCATTATACCCCCTCCGCCGGCAAAGGTAAACGCCCGCGTGCAACCCTTACCTTCCCTCTCGCGGGGCGTGTTATAATGCCACGAGCTAGCCGTAACTCGAGCGAGGGACGGCTTTTTAAGCCGGTGTCTGTTATGCAAACCTTCCTCCCCTACGCCGACTTCGACTCCTCGACCTAAAAGCTACGCGTAAAAAACCCGGCCTCAAGGCCGGGCTTCTTACAGGTAAACTTATAGGGTCGAGCGGGAGCCTATTTCAAGTACGCGTAGTAGACGGAGCCTGCGCCCGGGTCGAAGTATGTGACGCGGGGTTTGTCGTCCGAGCCCAGCGCCAGGCCGCATCTACCGCCGCCGTCGTAACAGGCCGCGACGACGCTCGTGGCCCAATCGCCGCCCTTCTTAT from bacterium includes the following:
- a CDS encoding ATP-binding protein; its protein translation is MARATVRCKVLLAWSSGKDAAWALHLLRRDAGVEVVGLLTTVNEAYGRVSMHGVRRELLARQAAAAGLEPWLVALPHPCRDEQYEEIMAGVVRRARAAGVDAVAFGDIALADVRAYRERQLAGSGVEPLFPLWGKDTAALARRMRAAGLRARVTCVDHKVLAPSLAGAEWDAAFDAALPDGVDPCGENGEFHTFAYAGPVFAAPIAVTPGEVVTREGFVYADLLPR